A single region of the Amphiura filiformis chromosome 7, Afil_fr2py, whole genome shotgun sequence genome encodes:
- the LOC140156615 gene encoding uncharacterized protein — MPRFRDSPDLINFEFDMLTPGCGSKMLVKWNPYFRPKLTQLSEEAARFNDLDVFKFLLKKLPTVTAKGLKSKGYDVFSFIMQRRQTGTDVEAFAKTKDVIYAQPFILALGDENGNPTEYFIIVDNTSIPGGTNAVEAFDRLYKVHYVFNVHFAKPVLTFFNFFDGLVYGVSKNIRPYGKGALLPDDARASTKRSLDLVLWLFDMG, encoded by the exons ATGCCAAGATTCAGAGACAGTCCTGACCTG ATTAACTTTGAGTTTGACATGTTGACCCCCGGTTGTGGTTCAAAAATGTTGGTGAAGTGGAACCCTTACTTTAGACCCAAGCTAACACAGTTATCAGAGGAAGCTGCGAGGTTCA ATGATCTGGATGTGTTTAAATTTCTCCTGAAGAAACTTCCAACAGTGACCGCCAAAGGGTTGAAGAGCAAAGGATATGATGTGTTTTCATTCATAATGCAACGTAGACAA ACTGGGACAGATGTTGAAGCCTTTGCAAAAACCAAAGATGTGATCTATGCACAGCCCTTCATTCTCGCACTGGgtgatgaaaatggcaacccaACTGAATATTTCATTATTGTAGACAACACATCAATTCCAGGAGGGACAAATGCTGTAGAGGCATTTGATCGCCTGTACAAAGTACATTACGTGTTCAACGTGCACTTTGCAAAACCAGTTCTCACATTCTTCAATTTTTTTGACGGGCTGGTTTACGGAGTAAGCAAGAACATTAGGCCCTACGGTAAGGGAGCTCTACTCCCAGATGATGCAAGAGCCTCAACAAAAAGAAGCTTAGATCTGGTTTTGTGGTTGTTTGACATGGGATGA
- the LOC140156550 gene encoding uncharacterized protein, whose amino-acid sequence MKLSVFTTMATNDVETFLRERGFSDKIMEIFAANGVDTTEVLNSIDESDLKEFGLNFGERRKLALAIDGRKVEAVSSTHAVDGSQEASAGGTALSQISNTAGNNTASQGFQVAEIMKGTQRVKI is encoded by the exons ATGAAACTTTCAGTCTTTACCACAATGGCGACCAACGATGTCGAAACATTTCTGCGTGAGCGAGGATTTTCAGATAAAATCATGGAGATTTTCGCAG ctAATGGTGTGGATACAACAGAAGTTCTCAACTCCATAGATGAGAGCGACTTGAAGGAGTTTGGACTAAATTTTGGTGAGAGGAGAAAGCTAGCACTTGCAATAGATGGGAGAAAAGTTGAAGCAGTATCATCCACACATGCAGTAGATGGTTCTCAAGAAGCTTCTGCAGGAGGCACTGCACTTTCCCAGATTTCCAACACAGCAGGCAACAATACAGCATCTCAG GGTTTTCAAGTTGCTGAGATTATGAAGGGGACCCAAAGGGTAAAGATATAA